The following proteins come from a genomic window of Microbacterium sp. SY138:
- the cydD gene encoding thiol reductant ABC exporter subunit CydD — protein MKPVDPRLLRYAGAARGFLAASALIGVVQTAVTIAFAWLLTEAITGALAGRDVTSSLLWLLLTALLRGLLIAASDAAGTRAAAKTGMQLRTALVAAVGKLGPGWLAQRNQTALAVTAGHGLEALDAYFARYIPQLVLTVIATPVLVAVMWWQDWPSGLTAVITLPLIPLFLILIGMATRTVQTRQWQTLQRLAARFADTVQGLSTLRLFGRDRRAVDRIEVTADEYRRETMKVLRFSFLSGFAMELLASIAVALIAVSVGFRLLSGDLTLEVGLFVLLLAPEAFLPIRQVGVQFHAAAEGVAATEDVFEVLDAAGERARLQELSTDAGGIAVEAPGIRESVMQGEPAKGGNLVVEGLRVRDLPPVSFAAGPGTITVLEGPSGSGKSSLLAALRGAVEFEGTASYGGADVRGIAPSVWLAWAGQAPGLTRGTVAANVTLGDPEPDADRVRDALDDACAEGIDPALELGVQGAGLSGGQAQRVAVARALYRQASASGRVLALDEPSSALDPETEDRLWRSLREKADAGATILLVSHRRTAREIADQIVELGVNA, from the coding sequence GTGAAACCCGTCGATCCGAGACTGCTGAGATACGCGGGTGCCGCGAGGGGTTTCCTCGCGGCATCCGCGTTGATCGGCGTCGTCCAGACCGCGGTCACGATCGCCTTCGCGTGGCTGTTGACCGAAGCGATCACGGGGGCGCTCGCGGGGCGGGACGTCACCTCGTCGCTGCTCTGGCTGCTGCTCACGGCTCTGCTGCGAGGCCTGCTCATCGCGGCCTCTGATGCGGCGGGGACACGGGCGGCCGCCAAGACGGGGATGCAGCTGCGCACGGCGCTCGTGGCTGCGGTCGGGAAACTCGGGCCAGGGTGGCTCGCGCAACGCAACCAGACCGCGCTCGCGGTGACCGCGGGCCACGGACTCGAAGCGCTCGACGCCTACTTCGCGCGTTACATCCCGCAGCTCGTGCTGACCGTGATCGCGACGCCGGTGCTCGTCGCGGTCATGTGGTGGCAGGACTGGCCGAGCGGACTCACCGCGGTGATCACGCTGCCGCTGATCCCGCTGTTCCTCATCCTGATCGGCATGGCGACCCGCACCGTCCAGACGCGGCAGTGGCAGACGCTGCAGCGCCTCGCGGCACGCTTCGCCGACACGGTGCAGGGGCTGTCGACGCTGCGACTGTTCGGGCGCGATCGTCGCGCTGTCGACCGCATCGAGGTCACCGCGGACGAGTACCGCCGCGAGACCATGAAGGTGCTGCGGTTCTCGTTCCTGTCCGGCTTCGCGATGGAGCTGCTGGCCTCGATCGCGGTGGCCCTGATCGCGGTGTCGGTCGGGTTCCGGCTGCTGTCGGGTGATCTGACTCTCGAGGTCGGGCTGTTCGTGCTGCTGCTCGCTCCCGAGGCGTTCCTGCCCATCCGGCAGGTGGGGGTGCAGTTCCACGCTGCCGCCGAAGGGGTTGCGGCAACGGAGGACGTGTTCGAGGTGCTGGATGCGGCGGGGGAGCGCGCACGGCTGCAGGAGCTTTCGACGGATGCCGGAGGAATCGCCGTCGAAGCCCCCGGCATCCGGGAATCGGTCATGCAGGGGGAACCGGCGAAGGGCGGAAACCTCGTGGTCGAGGGTCTGCGGGTGCGCGACCTGCCGCCCGTGTCGTTCGCTGCCGGGCCGGGGACCATCACGGTCCTCGAAGGGCCGAGCGGGTCGGGGAAGTCGTCGCTGCTGGCCGCGCTCCGGGGCGCGGTCGAGTTCGAGGGGACAGCGTCCTACGGCGGCGCGGACGTGAGGGGGATCGCGCCGTCGGTGTGGCTCGCCTGGGCGGGACAGGCACCTGGCCTCACGCGCGGGACCGTGGCGGCGAACGTCACCCTCGGTGATCCTGAGCCGGACGCCGACCGGGTGCGCGATGCGCTCGACGATGCCTGCGCCGAGGGCATCGACCCCGCGCTGGAGCTCGGCGTGCAGGGAGCGGGGCTGTCGGGTGGGCAGGCGCAGCGAGTGGCTGTCGCTCGAGCCCTGTATCGCCAGGCATCGGCGTCCGGACGCGTGCTCGCACTCGATGAGCCGTCGAGTGCACTCGACCCCGAGACCGAGGACCGGCTGTGGCGATCGCTGCGCGAGAAGGCGGATGCCGGTGCGACGATCCTCCTCGTCTCCCACCGTCGGACCGCACGGGAGATCGCGGATCAGATCGTGGAGCTGGGGGTGAACGCATGA